The Cellulomonas sp. P24 genome contains a region encoding:
- the moaA gene encoding GTP 3',8-cyclase MoaA: MRVDPVPPGDPAVGAPSVIDTRGRAMRDLRISVTDRCTFRCVYCMPKDVYGRDHAFLPRSDVLSFEEITRLARIAVDHGIEKIRLTGGEPLLRKDLPVLVAQLSTLTTPSGQLVDLALTTNGALLAQQAERLRAAGLRRVTVSLDSLDDATFMAMNDVGFPVAKVLHGIDAALEAGLGPVKVNMVVKRGHNDQDIVPMARHFAGTGVILRFIEYMDVGTTNGWRLEHVVPSAEVVARIDAELPLEAVPAQYPAATSTRWRYRDGSGEIGVISSVTQAFCHTCTRVRISTDGKLFTCLFATGGHDLRALIRGGASDEDLADAMSTIWHSRTDRYSEARGAAEPLGAGGHRIEMSYIGG, from the coding sequence ATGCGCGTAGATCCGGTGCCACCAGGCGACCCCGCCGTCGGCGCCCCGAGCGTCATCGACACCCGTGGGCGCGCGATGCGTGACCTGCGGATCTCGGTGACCGACCGGTGCACGTTCCGCTGCGTGTACTGCATGCCCAAGGACGTCTACGGGCGCGACCACGCCTTCCTGCCCAGGTCGGACGTGCTCTCGTTCGAGGAGATCACCCGCCTCGCCCGCATCGCGGTGGACCACGGAATCGAGAAGATCCGGCTCACCGGAGGCGAACCGCTGCTGCGCAAGGACCTACCCGTACTCGTCGCGCAGCTGAGCACCCTGACCACCCCGTCGGGGCAGCTGGTCGACCTGGCCCTCACCACGAACGGCGCCCTGCTCGCCCAACAAGCCGAGCGCCTGCGGGCAGCCGGGCTACGGCGCGTGACCGTCTCCCTCGACTCGCTCGACGACGCCACCTTCATGGCGATGAACGACGTGGGCTTCCCGGTCGCCAAGGTCCTCCACGGCATCGATGCGGCCCTGGAGGCCGGCCTCGGGCCCGTCAAGGTCAACATGGTCGTCAAGCGCGGGCACAACGACCAGGACATCGTCCCGATGGCACGCCATTTCGCGGGGACCGGCGTCATCCTGAGATTCATCGAGTACATGGACGTCGGGACCACCAACGGCTGGCGCCTGGAGCACGTCGTCCCCTCCGCCGAGGTGGTCGCCCGGATCGACGCCGAGCTCCCCCTGGAGGCCGTCCCGGCGCAGTACCCCGCAGCGACCTCCACGCGGTGGCGCTACCGCGACGGCAGCGGCGAGATCGGCGTGATCTCCTCGGTGACCCAGGCCTTCTGCCACACCTGCACGCGGGTCCGGATCTCCACCGACGGCAAGCTCTTCACCTGCCTGTTCGCCACCGGCGGCCACGACCTGCGCGCACTGATCCGCGGGGGAGCGTCGGACGAGGACCTCGCCGACGCGATGAGCACGATCTGGCACAGCCGCACCGACCGGTACTCCGAAGCGCGAGGAGCGGCCGAACCGCTCGGCGCAGGCGGACATCGGATCGAGATGTCCTACATCGGCGGCTGA
- a CDS encoding molybdenum cofactor biosynthesis protein MoaE, with protein sequence MRTPAPGDSVPEVTGHLPARAVVRAQVTTEPIDPAGHATEVERPEAGAVVTFAGVVRDHDDGRSVNRIAYVAHPDAADILRRIAEDVAARTEVESLAVSHRVGELAVGDCALAVAVSAAHRGQAFAAAALLVDEVKRLLPVWKRQVFTDGTDEWVGCA encoded by the coding sequence ATGAGGACGCCAGCACCAGGAGACTCCGTCCCCGAGGTCACTGGTCACCTGCCGGCCCGGGCCGTCGTCCGAGCCCAGGTCACCACGGAACCGATCGACCCAGCAGGACATGCGACCGAGGTCGAGCGCCCGGAGGCGGGAGCCGTCGTGACGTTCGCGGGAGTCGTGCGCGACCACGACGACGGCCGCTCGGTGAACCGCATCGCCTACGTGGCCCACCCGGACGCGGCAGACATCCTGAGGCGCATCGCCGAGGACGTCGCCGCCCGGACCGAGGTCGAGTCGCTCGCGGTGTCCCATCGGGTCGGAGAGCTCGCAGTCGGCGACTGCGCGCTGGCCGTTGCAGTCTCCGCTGCGCACCGCGGCCAGGCCTTCGCCGCGGCCGCGCTGCTGGTCGACGAGGTCAAACGCCTGCTTCCGGTCTGGAAGCGGCAGGTCTTCACGGACGGGACGGACGAATGGGTCGGATGCGCGTAG
- the glp gene encoding gephyrin-like molybdotransferase Glp encodes MTRISPTSWTAYVPLPTVTAPLIDALGAVLAQDLRSEIDLPVFTNSAMDGYAVRRSDLAGATESSPVTMTVTGDVGAGTVAPAVVPGSAVRVMTGAPLPAGADAVVPVEWTDAGVAVVTISREPAPWANIRTHGEDVPRGSVVLREGAIIDPAAIALIASIGASHVTVHRRAHVLVLSTGSELVAPGSTLGPAQIFDSNSVMLAAAVRQLGATFRQLSAAPDDADALLHLLLSELDGVDLVLTTGGISVGAYDVVKEALSTLGTVTFERVAMQPGKPQGHGVLGHRRVPVLTMPGNPVSAFVSFHVFVAPVLRRLHGHRDVIGPTVRARLGAPLTSPDGRRQFVRVDLATEAGERVATPVGGSGSHLVGALARANALAIVPEHVTRMATGDDIEVMVSHAHLW; translated from the coding sequence TTGACGCGCATCTCGCCGACGTCCTGGACGGCGTACGTCCCCCTCCCGACTGTCACGGCACCGCTGATCGATGCCCTCGGTGCAGTCCTGGCCCAGGACCTGCGCTCGGAGATCGACCTGCCCGTATTCACCAACTCGGCCATGGACGGGTACGCCGTCCGCCGCAGCGACCTGGCCGGAGCCACCGAGTCGAGCCCGGTGACCATGACGGTCACCGGCGACGTCGGCGCCGGCACGGTCGCCCCGGCGGTCGTGCCCGGATCGGCGGTCCGTGTGATGACGGGCGCACCGCTGCCGGCCGGCGCCGACGCCGTCGTCCCCGTCGAATGGACGGACGCCGGGGTCGCCGTGGTCACGATCTCGCGCGAACCCGCACCGTGGGCGAACATCCGCACGCACGGGGAGGACGTGCCTCGGGGGTCGGTCGTGCTTCGTGAGGGCGCGATCATCGACCCCGCGGCCATCGCCCTGATCGCGTCGATCGGTGCGAGCCACGTCACGGTGCACCGCCGGGCGCACGTCCTGGTCCTGTCCACGGGTTCCGAGCTCGTCGCCCCGGGCTCGACGCTCGGACCCGCGCAGATCTTCGACTCGAACTCGGTCATGCTCGCGGCGGCCGTCCGTCAGCTCGGCGCCACGTTCCGTCAGCTGAGCGCCGCCCCCGACGATGCCGACGCACTGCTCCACCTGCTGCTCTCCGAGCTCGACGGCGTCGACCTGGTCCTGACGACCGGCGGGATCAGCGTCGGGGCGTACGACGTCGTCAAGGAAGCGCTCAGCACGCTCGGCACCGTCACGTTCGAGCGGGTCGCCATGCAGCCCGGAAAGCCGCAAGGCCACGGCGTGCTCGGTCACCGGCGCGTCCCGGTCCTGACAATGCCCGGCAACCCGGTGAGCGCGTTCGTCTCGTTCCACGTGTTCGTCGCCCCGGTGCTCCGTCGGCTGCACGGCCACCGCGACGTCATCGGCCCGACCGTGCGCGCGCGGCTTGGTGCGCCGCTGACCTCACCCGATGGCCGCCGCCAGTTCGTCCGGGTCGACCTCGCGACAGAGGCCGGTGAGCGCGTCGCGACACCCGTCGGCGGCTCCGGCTCGCACCTGGTCGGTGCGTTGGCGCGAGCGAACGCCCTGGCGATCGTGCCCGAGCACGTGACCCGCATGGCCACCGGTGACGACATCGAGGTGATGGTCTCCCATGCACACCTGTGGTGA
- a CDS encoding molybdenum cofactor guanylyltransferase has product MEPDVAREVPPAADGPVLRQSPVVGVVIPAGGTARRLGGVPKPALRVGDRSIVARLVADLRAFPLVVVGPRPDDVVSDGIEVTWCTEDPPGGGPAAALAAGLVHLTHVDVVVAIAGDQPFAASAVPRLIEALVADPGADVAWGVDAEDRDQPLLAAYRADVLRSRLCGPAGGRSMRQVTSGLRAVRVTLSTVEGIDVDDPADLAAARDEARRV; this is encoded by the coding sequence ATGGAACCCGATGTCGCTCGCGAGGTGCCGCCTGCGGCGGATGGCCCTGTGCTCCGCCAGTCCCCGGTTGTGGGGGTCGTGATCCCGGCCGGTGGCACGGCGCGGCGCCTGGGAGGTGTGCCCAAGCCTGCTCTGCGGGTCGGCGACCGCTCGATCGTCGCCCGCCTGGTCGCCGACCTGCGCGCGTTCCCGCTCGTGGTCGTCGGTCCGCGACCCGATGACGTCGTGAGCGACGGGATCGAGGTGACGTGGTGCACCGAGGACCCGCCCGGCGGTGGTCCGGCGGCTGCCCTCGCTGCGGGACTCGTGCACCTGACGCATGTCGATGTCGTCGTCGCGATCGCCGGTGACCAGCCGTTCGCCGCGAGCGCGGTCCCCCGGCTGATCGAGGCGCTCGTCGCCGATCCGGGCGCCGACGTCGCGTGGGGGGTGGACGCGGAGGATCGGGACCAGCCGTTGCTCGCGGCGTACCGGGCAGACGTGCTCCGCTCGCGACTGTGCGGACCGGCTGGCGGGCGCTCGATGCGTCAGGTCACGTCGGGGCTCCGGGCGGTGCGCGTCACGTTGAGCACGGTCGAGGGGATCGACGTCGACGACCCGGCGGACCTTGCCGCCGCGCGGGACGAGGCGCGCAGGGTCTGA
- a CDS encoding DUF6457 domain-containing protein, whose product MNENDAREATPAPADDAVRWATLVTAELDIASDDLARLSRSVLDMVRDVAHGVNRPSAPLTAFLVGLAAGRAANASGTQIDVEVQMRLDQVTHLVQVWETATEQ is encoded by the coding sequence ATGAACGAGAACGACGCGCGCGAGGCCACCCCTGCCCCCGCGGACGACGCAGTGCGCTGGGCGACGCTCGTGACTGCCGAGCTCGACATCGCAAGCGACGACCTCGCGAGGCTCAGTCGGTCCGTGCTCGACATGGTGCGCGACGTCGCCCACGGGGTGAACCGGCCATCAGCGCCGTTGACGGCGTTCCTGGTCGGGCTCGCGGCCGGGCGTGCCGCGAACGCCAGCGGCACGCAGATCGACGTCGAGGTCCAGATGCGCCTGGACCAGGTCACGCACCTCGTCCAGGTGTGGGAGACGGCGACCGAGCAGTGA
- the fdxA gene encoding ferredoxin — translation MTYVIAQPCVDVKDRACVQECPVDCIYEGERTLYIHPDECVDCGACEPVCPVEAIYYEDDLPDHWAPYLDDNATFFTQTLPGREVPLGSPGGAARLGALTVDTPLVAALPVQVKA, via the coding sequence ATGACCTACGTGATCGCCCAGCCGTGCGTCGACGTCAAGGACCGCGCGTGTGTCCAGGAGTGCCCCGTGGACTGCATCTACGAAGGCGAACGCACGCTCTACATCCACCCCGACGAATGCGTCGACTGCGGGGCGTGCGAGCCGGTGTGCCCGGTGGAGGCGATCTACTACGAGGACGACCTACCCGACCACTGGGCACCGTACCTGGACGACAACGCGACCTTCTTCACCCAGACCCTCCCCGGACGTGAGGTACCGCTCGGCTCACCGGGCGGCGCCGCCCGGCTCGGAGCTCTCACCGTCGACACCCCGCTGGTCGCAGCACTCCCGGTTCAGGTGAAGGCCTAG
- a CDS encoding metalloregulator ArsR/SmtB family transcription factor, whose product MNEVSLLDAPPPHVAGRRRETLDCLHGAAQPLPAAEVARRTGLPLSTARFHLDALAADGLVDRTTEERSTPGRRRILYATRTDLSGPLGYGLLAEMLAGLVATAGVPASSPLETGRTWGRHLVHRPAPPEPRDAETAIAPLVRMLDAMGFEPHERTDPDGTSLHLRHCPYREVARRHPEVVCAIHLGILQGAAANLEGHLEIESLNPFVTPDVCLARLRPVVAA is encoded by the coding sequence GTGAACGAGGTGAGTCTGCTCGATGCGCCGCCCCCGCACGTGGCCGGACGCCGCCGAGAGACGCTGGACTGCCTGCACGGAGCCGCCCAGCCGCTTCCCGCAGCCGAGGTCGCCCGTCGGACGGGGTTGCCGCTCAGCACGGCACGGTTCCACCTCGACGCGCTCGCCGCCGACGGGCTCGTCGACCGCACCACCGAAGAGCGCTCGACACCCGGTCGCAGGCGGATCCTCTACGCGACGCGCACCGACCTCTCGGGTCCACTCGGCTACGGACTCCTGGCCGAGATGCTGGCCGGCCTCGTCGCGACGGCAGGCGTTCCAGCGTCGTCCCCGCTCGAGACAGGCCGCACCTGGGGGCGGCACCTCGTCCATCGGCCCGCACCTCCCGAACCACGCGACGCCGAGACCGCGATCGCTCCGCTGGTGCGGATGCTCGACGCGATGGGCTTCGAGCCGCACGAACGCACCGACCCGGACGGGACGAGTCTGCACCTGCGGCACTGCCCCTACCGCGAGGTCGCACGTCGCCACCCCGAGGTGGTGTGCGCGATCCACCTCGGGATCCTGCAAGGCGCCGCCGCCAACCTGGAGGGGCACCTGGAGATCGAGAGCCTGAACCCGTTCGTGACACCAGACGTGTGTCTCGCCCGCCTGCGACCGGTCGTCGCAGCATGA
- a CDS encoding DUF488 domain-containing protein: protein MTAEPAVRVHRVYDGAPAAPGQVYLVERLWPRGLRRDQIAMDGWLKDAAPSTELRRWFAHDRVKWPEFRRRYAAELDANPQAWQLLLTAAGDVTLLYSAQDRDHNSAVALRAHILARRGASDGATN from the coding sequence GTGACCGCCGAGCCTGCTGTACGCGTGCACCGGGTCTACGACGGGGCTCCTGCGGCCCCGGGTCAGGTCTACCTGGTCGAGCGGCTGTGGCCGCGCGGGCTTCGGCGCGACCAGATCGCCATGGACGGGTGGCTCAAGGACGCGGCGCCCTCCACGGAGCTGCGCCGATGGTTCGCCCACGACCGGGTGAAATGGCCCGAGTTCCGCCGCCGGTACGCCGCCGAGCTCGACGCGAACCCGCAGGCGTGGCAGCTCCTTCTGACCGCCGCCGGTGACGTCACCCTCCTGTACAGCGCCCAGGACCGCGACCACAACAGCGCCGTGGCGCTACGCGCGCACATCCTCGCCAGGAGAGGCGCATCGGACGGTGCGACCAATTGA
- a CDS encoding FAD-dependent oxidoreductase, whose amino-acid sequence MGDPRVVIVGGGYAGATIATSLDAVADVTLIEPKDSFVHATGALRAAVDASWEDRVFFPYNRLLTRGRVVHEYAQAVTSTQVRVSAGRVVDADYLVLATGTAYPFPAKFIESDVLVAKARLARLREALREARAVMIVGAGPVGLELAGELSAAFPALKLTIVDRARDVLTTGDYLPELCSAIRSQLDDRGVAFELGSPLGYLPPVDVGVLAPFTVHTRAGRRIDADVWFRCYGNTPVTDFLVGDLAGARRADGHIAVAPTLSIPGFPTVFAIGDITDIPETKRASAAIAHAHVAAANIRALIDGREPSATHEPAAELVVLPLGPDAGASQVLRPDGAREVLGARETSEMKGIDLFSTAMAQLFSTAAPAAR is encoded by the coding sequence ATGGGTGATCCGCGCGTCGTCATCGTCGGGGGCGGCTACGCAGGCGCCACGATCGCCACCTCGCTCGACGCGGTGGCCGACGTGACACTGATCGAACCCAAGGACAGCTTCGTTCATGCAACCGGTGCGCTGCGGGCAGCCGTCGACGCGTCCTGGGAGGACCGGGTCTTCTTCCCGTACAACCGCCTGCTGACGCGCGGTCGGGTCGTGCACGAGTACGCACAGGCCGTCACGTCGACGCAGGTCCGCGTGTCAGCCGGCCGAGTCGTCGACGCCGACTACCTGGTGCTCGCCACCGGGACCGCCTACCCCTTCCCGGCGAAGTTCATCGAATCCGACGTGCTGGTGGCCAAGGCGCGTCTGGCACGCCTTCGCGAGGCGCTACGGGAGGCCCGGGCCGTCATGATCGTCGGTGCCGGACCGGTCGGCCTCGAGCTGGCCGGGGAGCTGTCCGCCGCATTCCCTGCGCTCAAGCTGACCATCGTGGATCGAGCCCGGGACGTCCTCACCACGGGCGACTACCTCCCTGAGCTGTGCAGCGCGATCCGCTCCCAGCTCGACGACCGGGGCGTGGCCTTCGAGCTGGGTTCGCCATTGGGCTACCTCCCTCCGGTCGACGTCGGTGTTCTCGCGCCGTTCACGGTGCACACGCGAGCGGGCCGCAGGATCGACGCGGACGTGTGGTTCCGGTGCTACGGGAACACCCCCGTCACCGACTTCCTCGTCGGCGACCTCGCCGGTGCGCGCCGGGCCGACGGTCACATCGCTGTCGCTCCCACGCTCAGCATCCCCGGCTTCCCGACGGTCTTTGCGATCGGTGACATCACGGACATCCCGGAGACCAAGCGAGCATCGGCGGCGATCGCCCATGCGCACGTCGCGGCGGCCAACATCCGGGCCCTGATCGACGGCAGGGAGCCCAGCGCCACCCACGAACCGGCTGCCGAGCTCGTCGTGCTCCCGCTCGGCCCCGACGCAGGAGCGTCGCAGGTGCTTCGTCCCGACGGCGCGCGCGAGGTTCTCGGGGCGCGCGAGACCAGTGAGATGAAGGGGATCGACCTCTTCAGCACGGCCATGGCGCAGCTCTTCAGCACAGCGGCGCCCGCCGCGCGCTGA
- a CDS encoding ThiF family adenylyltransferase, with protein sequence MVLTTTSLAPLVEIGPPLTRDEIHRYSRHLLLPQIGETGQRRLRNARVCVVGAGGLGSPVLLYLAAAGVGHLGIVDDDQVDLSNLQRQVIHGTDDVDRLKVDSARDAVHRLDPSVDVTLHPVRLTAANVDDVLAGYDLVIDGTDNFPTRYLVNDACVRLGVPLVWGSMFQFDAQVAVFWGRPPQGSGARAVQLRDLFPAPPPAGSVPSCAEGGVLGALCGQVGSVMAAEAVKLITGAGRVLLGQVLVLDGLDGRWTAIPLVAHDSRPTPAPAEVDIDDSCETGDARSAGWRVETCTPHELHERLERRASGLEDFALVDVRQPAERSIVTIPGAHGVPLGAILDGSALGDIPTELPVVLYCRSGARSEQAARALLATGYTNVSHLDGGILAWVDRVAPELPRY encoded by the coding sequence ATGGTCCTGACGACGACCTCCCTGGCACCGTTGGTCGAGATCGGCCCTCCGCTGACGCGCGACGAGATCCACCGCTACTCCCGTCACCTGCTCCTGCCACAGATCGGTGAGACGGGTCAACGCCGTCTTCGGAACGCCAGGGTGTGCGTGGTGGGCGCCGGCGGTCTCGGCTCGCCGGTGCTGCTCTACCTTGCCGCCGCGGGAGTCGGACACCTCGGGATCGTCGACGACGACCAGGTGGACCTGTCGAACCTGCAGCGCCAGGTGATCCACGGCACGGACGACGTCGACCGGCTCAAGGTCGACAGCGCCCGTGACGCCGTCCACCGGCTCGACCCGAGCGTCGACGTCACGCTGCACCCTGTGCGGCTGACGGCGGCGAACGTCGACGACGTGCTCGCCGGATACGACCTGGTGATCGACGGCACCGACAACTTCCCGACGCGCTACCTGGTCAACGACGCCTGCGTTCGTCTTGGCGTGCCTCTCGTCTGGGGATCCATGTTCCAGTTCGATGCCCAGGTCGCGGTCTTCTGGGGGCGCCCGCCGCAGGGCAGCGGCGCCCGCGCCGTGCAGCTGCGCGACCTTTTTCCCGCACCCCCGCCCGCCGGAAGCGTGCCCTCGTGCGCCGAAGGCGGAGTGCTCGGAGCCTTGTGCGGACAGGTCGGCTCGGTGATGGCGGCAGAGGCCGTCAAGCTCATCACGGGGGCAGGGCGCGTGCTCCTCGGGCAGGTCCTCGTCCTGGACGGCCTCGATGGACGCTGGACCGCGATTCCGTTGGTCGCACACGACTCGCGCCCGACGCCCGCACCCGCCGAGGTCGACATCGACGACTCGTGCGAGACCGGCGACGCCCGTTCTGCCGGCTGGCGCGTCGAGACGTGCACCCCGCACGAGCTCCACGAACGCCTGGAGCGGCGAGCGAGTGGTCTCGAGGACTTCGCTCTCGTCGATGTGCGCCAGCCCGCTGAGCGGTCGATCGTCACGATCCCCGGAGCGCACGGGGTTCCTCTCGGCGCGATCCTGGACGGGAGCGCGCTCGGGGACATCCCGACCGAACTGCCTGTCGTGCTCTACTGCCGCAGCGGAGCTCGCTCGGAGCAGGCGGCGCGGGCGCTCCTCGCCACCGGCTACACCAACGTCAGCCACCTCGATGGCGGGATCCTGGCGTGGGTCGACCGCGTCGCCCCCGAACTTCCACGGTACTGA
- a CDS encoding DUF2249 domain-containing protein, whose amino-acid sequence MNGEKIETEQSATATAGAADGHVCGCEHDDSDIVLDVRTIPHAVRHAAVRGAFSAIPVGGSLVLVAPHRPMPLLAELDADANGALAIQYLAEEPSECHVRLTRTVLAV is encoded by the coding sequence ATGAACGGCGAGAAGATCGAGACCGAGCAGAGCGCGACGGCCACTGCGGGTGCGGCCGATGGGCACGTGTGCGGTTGTGAGCACGACGACAGCGACATCGTCCTCGATGTGCGGACGATCCCGCACGCCGTCCGTCACGCTGCTGTCCGAGGCGCGTTCTCCGCGATCCCTGTGGGCGGCAGCCTCGTGCTCGTCGCACCGCACCGACCGATGCCGCTGCTCGCGGAGCTGGATGCTGACGCGAACGGCGCGCTCGCGATCCAGTACCTCGCCGAGGAGCCCAGTGAGTGCCACGTCCGGTTGACACGTACCGTCCTCGCGGTCTGA
- a CDS encoding MMPL family transporter, with the protein MSTAQPLDSTTTHRSPLRAVARFSVAHRWLVITGWILLLAVGIAGNRAVGGSFVNDLSVSGTDSQAAYDAMRTQFPQLSGDPLQIVIRAEQGVGDPAVRTAVQDTLARIRTSPDVAAVQSPYGPGAAVSADGSTAIITVVFAQRAKDIPPASVQAVETAATGIRDAGVQVEYGGPAAATETGPSGSEVVGLLAAIVVLLVVFGSLFAMVVPLVTALFALGLGISIVGIASAWVSIGTAGPVVAAMIGLGVGIDYALLIVTRHREGLLAGHDAAESIPIALGTAGRSVLVAGSTVIVALLSLFLIGIPFVSALGLASAITVGATLLAAVTLLPALLAVFGGNLDRIRVRPLRLDHGAGRESGWHRWTRRIQRRPWPYLVASSVVLLVLAVPLLSIRLGTADGGSAPVGSTARTSYDLVASEFGPGWTGPLLVTAQYDATASRAQTQSWLDALRSDLATTPGVAAVPSATLNAPGNAAVLSVVPTGAPQDRSTEDLVHRLRSQVLPQAEGATHVGGQTATAIDLADRLGQRLPWFIALVIGLGVLLLLVEFRSVFIPVKAALMNLLSVGAAYGVVVAVFQWGWLSGPLGVRPGPIESFAPMMLFAVLFGLSMDYEVFLLSRVREEYQRTDDAGPAVANGIAATARVITAAASVMVVVFASFLLNDQRVVNLFGFGLAVAIAIDATLVRLVLVPAAMAIAGRRAWWVPRWLDRLLPQIHVEPPQLDPFEAELDPTGTSASR; encoded by the coding sequence ATGAGTACCGCACAACCCCTGGACAGCACGACAACCCACCGGTCCCCACTGCGCGCGGTAGCCAGGTTCTCCGTCGCGCACCGCTGGCTCGTGATCACCGGGTGGATCCTGCTGCTAGCTGTCGGGATAGCGGGTAACCGCGCGGTCGGCGGGTCGTTCGTCAACGACCTGTCCGTGTCGGGCACCGACTCCCAGGCGGCATACGACGCGATGCGCACGCAGTTCCCCCAACTATCCGGGGACCCCCTTCAGATCGTGATCCGAGCCGAGCAAGGGGTGGGCGACCCGGCGGTGCGGACGGCAGTGCAGGACACGCTGGCGAGGATCCGCACCAGCCCGGACGTCGCCGCCGTCCAGTCGCCCTACGGGCCCGGTGCGGCCGTCTCCGCGGACGGCAGCACCGCGATCATCACGGTGGTGTTTGCCCAGCGGGCCAAGGACATTCCCCCAGCATCGGTGCAGGCGGTCGAGACCGCCGCGACAGGGATCCGAGATGCTGGTGTCCAGGTGGAGTACGGCGGCCCGGCCGCGGCGACCGAGACCGGGCCGAGTGGCAGCGAGGTCGTCGGGCTCCTCGCGGCGATCGTCGTGCTGCTTGTCGTGTTCGGCTCGCTGTTCGCGATGGTGGTGCCCTTGGTGACAGCACTGTTCGCTCTCGGGTTGGGCATCTCCATCGTCGGGATCGCCTCAGCATGGGTCTCGATCGGTACTGCGGGGCCAGTCGTCGCGGCGATGATCGGTCTCGGCGTGGGGATCGACTACGCGCTGCTGATCGTCACCCGGCACCGCGAAGGGCTACTCGCCGGACATGACGCGGCAGAATCGATCCCGATCGCCCTGGGTACGGCGGGCCGTTCGGTCTTGGTCGCCGGTTCCACGGTCATCGTGGCACTGCTCAGTCTGTTCCTCATCGGGATTCCTTTCGTCTCCGCACTGGGACTGGCCAGCGCTATCACGGTTGGTGCGACGTTGCTGGCTGCGGTGACCCTGCTGCCCGCGCTCCTGGCCGTGTTCGGGGGGAACCTCGACCGGATTCGGGTCCGGCCACTGCGTCTGGACCACGGCGCCGGGAGGGAGAGCGGCTGGCACCGGTGGACCCGGCGCATCCAGCGACGGCCCTGGCCGTACCTGGTGGCATCCTCCGTCGTCCTGCTGGTGCTGGCCGTCCCGTTGCTGTCCATTCGGCTCGGCACCGCCGATGGCGGCTCAGCCCCGGTGGGCTCCACCGCCAGAACCTCTTACGATCTGGTGGCCTCGGAGTTCGGCCCGGGCTGGACCGGCCCGCTGCTGGTCACGGCCCAGTACGACGCCACAGCCTCCCGGGCGCAGACGCAGTCGTGGCTTGACGCCCTGCGCTCGGACCTGGCCACTACCCCTGGCGTCGCAGCGGTTCCCAGTGCCACCCTGAACGCCCCAGGCAACGCAGCGGTGCTCTCCGTCGTGCCTACCGGAGCGCCCCAGGACCGATCGACCGAGGACCTGGTGCACCGGCTGCGCTCCCAGGTGCTGCCACAGGCCGAGGGAGCGACGCACGTCGGCGGTCAGACCGCTACCGCCATCGACCTGGCGGACCGGCTCGGACAGCGACTGCCGTGGTTCATCGCACTGGTGATCGGGCTGGGCGTCCTGCTCCTGCTGGTCGAGTTCCGCTCGGTCTTCATCCCGGTCAAGGCCGCACTGATGAACCTGCTGTCGGTCGGTGCCGCGTACGGCGTAGTCGTCGCGGTGTTTCAGTGGGGCTGGTTGTCCGGACCGCTCGGCGTTCGGCCGGGGCCGATCGAGTCGTTTGCGCCCATGATGCTCTTTGCTGTGCTGTTCGGGTTGTCCATGGACTACGAGGTGTTCCTGCTCAGTCGGGTACGCGAGGAGTACCAGCGCACCGACGACGCCGGACCGGCGGTCGCCAACGGGATCGCCGCTACCGCCCGGGTGATCACTGCCGCCGCTTCCGTCATGGTGGTGGTCTTCGCCAGCTTCCTGCTCAACGACCAGCGGGTCGTCAACCTGTTCGGCTTCGGCCTGGCCGTCGCGATCGCCATCGACGCCACCCTGGTCCGGCTCGTCCTCGTCCCTGCCGCGATGGCGATCGCCGGGCGGCGGGCCTGGTGGGTTCCCCGGTGGCTCGACAGGCTGCTTCCCCAGATCCATGTCGAGCCGCCGCAGCTGGACCCATTCGAGGCTGAGCTCGACCCGACCGGCACGTCCGCGAGCCGGTGA